The Armatimonadota bacterium genome has a window encoding:
- the leuC gene encoding 3-isopropylmalate dehydratase large subunit encodes MARTIFDKVWENHLVSELPGGGSLLYIDRHLVHEVTSPQAFDGLRVAGRPVRRPDLTFATVDHNVPTDGREIDESTLSGKQLSALAKNCKEFGVPLFGYLGPRQGIVHVIGPQLGITLPGLTIVCGDSHTSTHGAFGALAFGIGTTEVEHVLATQTLRSPKKPKSLGIHYKGTRGAGVTAKDLILATIRKLGAGGGTGFVAEYFGSAIRSLPMSGRMTMCNMSIEMGARAGMIAPDEITFEYIAAEDRPYAPKGADFDRMVEQSRQLATDEGATYDRLEEIDVDRLVPQVSWGTTPAMTIDVNGVIPEPTDAAEAKALAYMGLKSGQSLSEIAVNTVFIGSCTNSRIEDLREAAGILKGQRVASGVRAMVVPGSEAVKKLAEQEGLDEIFKSAGFEWHHAGCSMCLGMNGDILRPTERSASTSNRPYEGRQGPGSRTHLVSPITAAATAIKGKFADPREFL; translated from the coding sequence ATGGCTCGCACCATCTTCGACAAAGTTTGGGAGAATCACCTCGTTTCAGAATTACCCGGTGGCGGATCGCTGCTTTATATCGATCGACACTTGGTACACGAGGTCACGTCGCCACAAGCATTTGATGGTTTGCGAGTTGCTGGCAGGCCGGTCCGACGCCCTGATCTGACATTCGCGACAGTGGACCACAACGTTCCGACAGACGGACGTGAGATCGACGAATCGACTTTGAGCGGAAAACAACTTTCCGCTCTCGCGAAGAACTGCAAGGAGTTCGGAGTGCCATTATTCGGCTATCTTGGCCCGCGGCAGGGGATTGTCCACGTCATCGGTCCGCAATTGGGGATCACTCTTCCGGGTTTGACAATCGTTTGCGGCGATAGCCACACCTCGACCCATGGAGCATTTGGTGCGCTCGCATTCGGTATCGGAACGACGGAAGTTGAGCATGTTTTGGCTACGCAGACATTGCGTTCTCCAAAGAAACCGAAGAGCCTCGGAATTCATTACAAGGGCACGCGTGGCGCCGGCGTCACCGCAAAAGACTTGATCCTCGCCACGATCCGGAAGCTCGGCGCGGGCGGAGGCACAGGATTCGTGGCGGAGTATTTTGGGTCTGCCATTCGCTCGTTGCCCATGAGCGGACGAATGACGATGTGCAACATGTCCATTGAAATGGGTGCCAGAGCCGGCATGATTGCACCAGACGAGATCACATTCGAATATATTGCCGCTGAAGATCGGCCGTACGCTCCCAAAGGTGCGGACTTCGATCGGATGGTGGAACAATCGCGCCAACTCGCCACCGATGAAGGCGCGACCTACGATCGGCTTGAAGAGATTGACGTCGACAGACTTGTGCCGCAAGTTTCATGGGGGACGACGCCCGCAATGACCATTGACGTAAACGGCGTCATCCCAGAGCCAACGGACGCTGCCGAAGCCAAGGCTCTTGCTTATATGGGGCTGAAATCTGGTCAGTCACTGTCCGAGATTGCCGTCAACACGGTTTTCATTGGTTCGTGCACGAATTCGCGCATCGAAGACCTCCGAGAAGCAGCTGGAATCCTAAAGGGCCAAAGAGTCGCCTCTGGAGTTCGGGCGATGGTGGTCCCTGGGAGTGAGGCAGTCAAGAAACTTGCGGAGCAAGAAGGGCTGGACGAAATCTTCAAGTCAGCGGGATTTGAATGGCACCATGCTGGATGCAGCATGTGCCTTGGCATGAACGGCGACATCCTCCGGCCAACAGAGCGCTCTGCCAGCACGAGCAACCGTCCATATGAAGGTCGCCAAGGGCCGGGGAGCCGGACACACTTGGTCAGCCCTATCACCGCAGCAGCAACTGCGATCAAGGGCAAGTTTGCCGACCCGCGCGAATTTCTATGA
- a CDS encoding S8 family serine peptidase yields the protein MSVRSFTSLLVLASFAVANAQMTPVKVARPHVGKAAVDTSQVLVKVAKGATLDQIARFTGLKPVYQLVSSPDLWVLEGRSVAQANAAIKKLVPSGLVAYAENNQRLDYRKDFVPNDPYFVPNFPSSGWPGQWTLNDTTGSNLDINAAEAWDRSVSGSGVLIGIVDDGFETAHPDLSTNYFAGGSYNFGGGGPSPSNPNPVVVEDNHGTALAGIIAARGNNSVGICGVAYQALWSGNRINFDALTTAQMVDATRYLAVGANPSFRVKNHSYGPVNNFELATSESSAITESVTAGVVHVRSAGNLRETISEDANKLALRNLADSITVSAIDSRGRFADYSAYGACVMVCAPSGALASGTRAILTTDRSANLGFNLTGTADIDQLTDGAYTSIFGTDTDGGTSVATGLVTGTIALGRQANSGMNTRFAKHLLARSSRQIDLTDASTSSDGGWKTNGAGLKFNQNYGFGLLDADQFVNLAKQWFGPTTAASTSIATTVVSTAIPDNLATGLTRTFSVASTTPLEEVTLTVAITHAWRGDIEIFLTSPSGLTSRMCSTNGGDDGDNISWTFCSNAFWGENPAGTWTIKVADRAATDSGTWNSYSVLLRQGSLYRKLAGTIDFGNYVDTAAVPVTLKIYQNSNQALLATHNLSIADLGSFSIDTSISGLVDLELTSPTWLKKRINGVNMNLATVGGQNFSLTNGDVDQDNEVGSSDFDTVVMNFGNSPATPAEGDCDGDDEVGSSDFDVVVANFGLSGD from the coding sequence ATGAGCGTGCGTTCCTTTACTTCTCTTTTGGTGCTGGCGAGTTTCGCGGTAGCCAATGCCCAAATGACTCCGGTTAAAGTGGCTCGTCCCCATGTCGGAAAGGCGGCGGTGGATACAAGCCAGGTTCTGGTAAAGGTCGCAAAGGGTGCTACTTTAGATCAAATCGCGCGCTTCACGGGTCTAAAGCCGGTTTACCAATTGGTGAGTTCACCAGACCTTTGGGTTCTTGAAGGACGATCGGTTGCGCAGGCGAATGCCGCGATCAAGAAACTCGTTCCATCTGGATTAGTCGCTTACGCCGAGAATAACCAACGTCTTGATTATCGAAAGGACTTTGTGCCGAACGATCCTTACTTTGTCCCCAATTTTCCATCATCAGGTTGGCCCGGCCAATGGACATTGAACGACACCACCGGTTCGAATCTAGACATCAATGCGGCAGAGGCATGGGACCGATCGGTAAGCGGTTCTGGGGTGCTGATCGGAATCGTGGATGACGGATTTGAAACCGCCCACCCAGACCTTTCGACGAACTACTTTGCAGGGGGAAGCTATAACTTCGGGGGAGGCGGCCCAAGCCCATCCAATCCAAATCCTGTCGTTGTCGAAGATAATCACGGCACAGCCCTTGCCGGAATCATCGCGGCGAGAGGGAACAACTCTGTTGGGATCTGTGGAGTTGCCTATCAGGCTCTCTGGTCCGGAAATCGAATCAATTTTGACGCGCTGACGACGGCACAGATGGTTGACGCCACACGCTACCTGGCAGTTGGGGCGAACCCATCGTTCCGTGTGAAGAACCATTCTTACGGCCCGGTCAACAATTTCGAATTGGCGACCAGCGAAAGTTCGGCCATCACCGAATCCGTTACAGCCGGAGTCGTTCATGTCCGGTCCGCGGGCAATCTTCGAGAAACGATCAGTGAAGATGCCAACAAACTCGCCTTGAGGAATCTGGCCGATTCGATCACGGTTTCAGCGATCGACTCGCGTGGTCGATTTGCGGATTACTCAGCCTATGGCGCCTGCGTCATGGTTTGTGCGCCCTCGGGCGCATTGGCATCGGGTACGCGCGCGATTCTCACTACCGACCGATCCGCGAACCTTGGATTTAATCTGACAGGAACAGCGGATATTGATCAACTCACCGACGGAGCTTATACTTCAATTTTCGGCACAGACACCGATGGTGGAACATCTGTGGCGACGGGGCTTGTGACTGGCACCATCGCGCTCGGGCGACAAGCAAATTCTGGGATGAACACGCGATTTGCCAAGCACTTGCTAGCCAGGTCATCGCGTCAAATCGACCTTACCGACGCAAGCACCAGCAGCGATGGAGGATGGAAAACCAACGGTGCTGGCCTCAAATTCAACCAAAACTACGGATTTGGACTTCTGGACGCGGATCAGTTTGTGAACTTGGCAAAGCAATGGTTTGGCCCGACGACAGCAGCTTCGACCAGCATTGCAACAACCGTTGTTAGCACTGCCATTCCAGATAACTTGGCAACTGGACTGACGCGGACTTTCTCGGTGGCGTCTACGACTCCACTGGAAGAAGTCACTTTGACCGTCGCCATCACCCATGCGTGGCGCGGGGACATCGAGATTTTCTTGACCTCGCCGAGCGGACTAACCAGCCGCATGTGCAGCACAAACGGTGGCGATGATGGGGACAATATCTCGTGGACCTTCTGCTCGAATGCCTTCTGGGGTGAGAATCCAGCCGGGACTTGGACAATCAAGGTCGCCGATCGCGCCGCAACCGATTCGGGAACGTGGAACTCCTACAGTGTCTTATTGCGGCAAGGATCTCTCTACCGAAAGTTGGCAGGCACGATCGACTTTGGAAACTACGTCGATACGGCTGCGGTACCTGTGACACTCAAGATCTATCAAAATTCCAACCAAGCGTTGCTTGCGACTCACAATTTGTCGATTGCGGATTTGGGAAGTTTTTCGATCGACACTTCGATCAGTGGACTAGTTGACCTTGAACTCACATCGCCGACGTGGCTGAAAAAGAGGATCAACGGAGTCAACATGAATTTGGCGACCGTTGGTGGCCAAAACTTCAGCCTAACCAATGGCGATGTTGATCAAGACAACGAAGTAGGCAGCAGCGATTTTGACACCGTGGTGATGAACTTCGGCAATTCACCCGCCACGCCAGCAGAAGGCGACTGTGACGGAGATGACGAAGTTGGCTCCTCCGACTTCGATGTCGTCGTCGCCAACTTCGGCTTGTCTGGAGATTAA